A region of Paenimyroides aestuarii DNA encodes the following proteins:
- the gap gene encoding type I glyceraldehyde-3-phosphate dehydrogenase encodes MKKVKIGINGFGRIGRLVLRESFERNDVEIVAINDLMEIDLLAYLLKYDSVHGTFNKEVAIDGTNLVIDGKKIRVTSEKDPSLLKWNDVGVEVVADCSGVFKTMDKASLHLQAGAKKVVISSPSDDIPMFVMGVNHEKITANDVVLSNASCTTNCLAPIAKILNDEFGILEGLMTTVHAATASQLVVDGASKKDFRGGRSALNNIIPASTGAAKAVAKVIPELDGKLTGMAFRIPTPNVSVVDLTVKLAKPTTYENLMEVFKKASETHYKGILGFTNEPVVSQDFLSNTRTSIIDADAGIALNDTFFKIVSWYDNEYGYSAKLLDLIVYTNGL; translated from the coding sequence ATGAAAAAAGTAAAAATTGGAATAAACGGTTTCGGAAGAATCGGAAGATTGGTTTTGCGGGAATCATTTGAGCGAAACGATGTGGAAATTGTAGCAATAAACGATTTAATGGAAATTGATTTATTGGCATATCTTTTAAAATATGATTCAGTTCATGGAACATTCAATAAAGAAGTTGCAATCGATGGAACTAATTTAGTAATCGATGGAAAGAAAATCAGAGTTACATCTGAAAAAGATCCTTCTTTATTAAAATGGAATGATGTGGGCGTAGAAGTAGTTGCAGATTGTTCAGGAGTTTTTAAAACAATGGATAAAGCAAGTTTACATTTACAGGCAGGTGCAAAAAAAGTAGTAATATCATCGCCATCAGATGATATTCCAATGTTTGTCATGGGCGTAAATCACGAAAAAATCACTGCAAATGATGTTGTTCTTTCAAATGCTTCCTGCACCACAAACTGTTTAGCACCCATTGCTAAGATATTAAACGATGAATTTGGAATTCTGGAAGGATTAATGACTACTGTTCATGCAGCCACGGCATCTCAATTGGTTGTAGATGGCGCTTCAAAGAAAGATTTTCGCGGTGGTAGATCTGCTTTAAACAACATTATTCCTGCAAGTACAGGAGCAGCAAAAGCAGTTGCTAAAGTTATTCCGGAATTAGATGGTAAATTAACAGGAATGGCTTTTCGCATACCCACACCCAATGTTTCGGTGGTAGATTTAACCGTGAAATTGGCAAAACCAACTACATATGAAAACCTTATGGAGGTGTTTAAAAAAGCATCTGAAACCCATTATAAAGGAATTTTAGGTTTTACAAACGAACCGGTTGTTTCTCAAGATTTTCTTTCGAATACCCGAACATCCATCATTGATGCCGATGCTGGAATTGCCTTAAATGATACTTTTTTTAAAATTGTATCATGGTATGATAATGAATACGGTTATTCTGCCAAACTTTTAGACCTGATTGTATATACAAATGGTTTATAG
- a CDS encoding translocation/assembly module TamB domain-containing protein, whose product MALVFILVAVIITTPIVQTELAHYATKRINEQFNIRTSIGQVAVQLDGNVLLKQIHVLDDRNNDLAYIDRLYTNITDFKQLTEGKLLFGSTELQDVKFYIHKYKGDSLTNLDKFIAVFDDGKPGKGTFLMKIDHLDLTNGHFKITDDHTGNTPIDFKEMNGSLNNLLIKGPNITADITNLALKDKRGIYIKDLVTTFSMTKTSMDLKPFAIETEESYIKGNIAMRYAEGDLKYFTEKVNLAIDLNKSKIATNDLKYFYKEFGTDNTLYINTKATGTLNNIKLANTQLSDKLGSEIIGNFALKNLFVKKNPFRVEANLNRMNIMRSNAVALLPNILGKSLPVELEKLGLLNMQGFVAYENFYVDADVEAITNLGFAKADVELWNVNQKQNATYKGTISLDNFDIGGLIANEKMGTATLTASVDGKSFDPESFNTIIKSQVQQFTFNNYVYKDITIDGSLKLPAYTGTLVSNDPNALLNFNGTLDLSKDKTAVDFKADVQHLNMNALHIVKDSLGVFNGHFELAGTGENLDTFEGTILAENATYTNANATYIFDHILVKSSFEPNNIRQIDIESSDIVNGFIRGNFKFNQLKGIVENSLGSLYQNYSPNPIATNSYIEYDLQFQNKIIDLLVPKLEIANETSFSGKITADTGEFILNMNAPFVKYDNNKFSNIQIDINSLRENQNAFIAIDTIDLKFYKAYDFVLNNAKKNDTLYADTKFKGGTEAADNYYLNFYHTINEENKSVVGIQKSEIQFKESVWFLNEFNNNKNRIIFNKEINDFEIEDIELSHKDQTVLLNGSMHGKNYKDLELDFKNVELDKITPDLNNLTFAGLINGTVSFVQEDQIFKPKSKITVEDLEINEVLLGLFNFEVVGDESLQNFNVRSNIVNDFTENFYMNGAISVTKGKSRLNLDAGFNKFNLKAIAPFLSSIMSDVRGDASGRATIQGTHTNPDIEGKLYLSNAGMRPVFTGVDYVFDENAPLDVTESQFILRNVNITDSKHKTKGLLNGTISHNKLKNWNIDARLSSNNLLALDSDYKEGTPYYGTAFIDGIASILGPVENLVVTIEAKSNKGTNIKIPLDDAGGLGDNNFVHFLSPQEKADRLKGINTSLTNTRFGGVQLNFEFYITPDAEIEILLDRDSGHGMKGNGAGFITMEINTLGRFNMWGDFQVYNGEYNFKYGGIIDKKLDVVKYGTIRWDGEPLNAILDLQAVYRTQANPGIIVESSEINRKIDTKVTIALQGNLSTPEIDFLIDFPNVSSSIKSEIEYRLADKDTRETQAMALLATGGFIAAGTGGSAVYGSLFERASSLFDDLFSDDEGKFRVGLNYSQTEVNPNRDVDNLSARVGVTFSTQISDRILVNSKLGVPVGGREENVIVGDVEVQLLLNDDGSLRARVFNRENEINYIGEGIGYKQGVGLTYEVDFNTFKELIKKILVNANKKSQNKKKKTDNENFPEDDDYGIEFLKFQEKRREDTTEENNKKPEPN is encoded by the coding sequence GTGGCACTGGTTTTTATATTGGTGGCAGTTATCATTACCACCCCAATTGTTCAAACAGAACTGGCGCATTACGCCACCAAGCGCATCAACGAACAGTTCAACATCCGAACATCTATCGGGCAAGTTGCTGTGCAGTTAGATGGAAATGTACTTTTAAAGCAGATACACGTTCTAGATGACCGAAATAACGATTTAGCTTACATTGACCGACTTTATACGAATATTACTGATTTCAAGCAACTTACAGAAGGTAAATTGTTGTTTGGAAGTACCGAACTGCAAGATGTAAAATTTTATATCCACAAATACAAAGGCGATTCGCTTACCAATTTAGATAAATTTATTGCCGTTTTTGATGACGGAAAGCCTGGAAAAGGTACTTTTTTGATGAAAATTGATCATTTAGACCTAACAAATGGTCATTTTAAAATTACCGATGATCATACCGGCAACACTCCAATTGATTTCAAAGAAATGAACGGTTCTTTAAATAATTTACTTATTAAAGGGCCAAATATTACAGCAGATATCACCAACTTGGCTTTAAAAGACAAAAGAGGTATTTATATTAAAGATTTGGTTACCACTTTTTCAATGACCAAAACTTCGATGGATCTAAAACCTTTTGCAATTGAAACCGAAGAATCTTACATTAAAGGGAATATTGCGATGCGCTATGCCGAAGGTGATTTAAAATATTTCACTGAAAAGGTAAATTTGGCCATTGATCTGAATAAATCTAAAATTGCTACTAACGATTTAAAGTATTTTTATAAAGAATTCGGAACTGATAATACACTGTATATCAACACAAAAGCAACCGGTACTTTAAATAATATTAAGTTGGCAAACACCCAGTTGTCTGATAAATTAGGTTCAGAAATTATTGGCAATTTTGCCTTAAAAAACCTTTTTGTAAAGAAAAATCCGTTTCGGGTGGAAGCAAATTTGAATCGCATGAATATTATGCGTTCAAATGCTGTGGCACTGCTTCCAAATATTTTAGGAAAATCGTTGCCAGTAGAATTAGAAAAGTTGGGATTGCTGAATATGCAAGGCTTTGTGGCGTATGAAAATTTTTATGTGGATGCAGATGTCGAAGCCATTACAAATCTCGGTTTTGCCAAAGCCGATGTGGAATTGTGGAACGTTAACCAAAAGCAAAACGCTACCTATAAAGGCACTATTTCGCTTGATAACTTTGATATTGGAGGATTAATTGCAAACGAAAAAATGGGAACGGCAACGCTTACAGCAAGTGTTGATGGTAAAAGTTTCGATCCGGAATCTTTCAACACAATCATCAAAAGCCAGGTGCAGCAGTTTACCTTCAACAATTATGTTTATAAAGATATTACAATCGACGGAAGTCTGAAACTACCCGCATATACTGGAACTTTGGTTAGTAACGATCCAAATGCGTTGTTGAATTTTAATGGCACTTTAGATTTATCAAAAGATAAAACGGCGGTTGATTTTAAAGCTGATGTGCAACATTTGAATATGAATGCTTTGCATATTGTTAAAGATTCTTTGGGTGTTTTTAACGGACATTTTGAACTAGCAGGAACGGGCGAAAACTTGGATACTTTTGAAGGAACCATTCTTGCCGAGAACGCCACTTACACCAACGCAAACGCTACCTATATCTTTGATCACATTTTGGTGAAATCATCCTTTGAACCTAATAATATCCGCCAAATTGATATAGAATCCTCCGATATTGTAAACGGATTTATTCGCGGAAATTTTAAATTCAACCAGTTAAAAGGAATTGTAGAAAATTCGCTAGGAAGCTTGTACCAAAACTATTCTCCTAATCCCATTGCAACAAATTCATATATTGAATACGACTTGCAATTTCAAAACAAAATTATCGATTTATTAGTTCCGAAGCTCGAAATTGCAAATGAAACGTCTTTTTCTGGTAAAATTACTGCAGATACCGGTGAATTTATCTTAAACATGAATGCGCCGTTTGTAAAATACGACAACAATAAATTCAGTAATATTCAAATCGATATTAACAGTTTGCGCGAAAATCAGAATGCATTTATCGCTATTGATACTATTGATTTAAAGTTTTACAAAGCATACGATTTTGTGCTGAACAATGCCAAGAAAAACGATACGCTTTATGCCGATACAAAATTTAAAGGAGGAACAGAAGCGGCTGATAACTACTACCTAAATTTTTACCACACCATAAACGAAGAAAATAAATCGGTTGTGGGCATCCAAAAATCTGAAATTCAGTTTAAAGAATCTGTTTGGTTTTTAAATGAATTCAACAATAATAAAAACCGTATTATTTTTAATAAAGAAATCAATGATTTTGAAATAGAAGATATTGAACTTTCTCATAAAGATCAAACGGTTTTATTAAATGGAAGCATGCATGGCAAGAATTATAAAGATTTAGAGCTGGATTTTAAAAATGTGGAATTAGATAAAATCACCCCCGATCTAAATAATTTAACTTTTGCAGGTTTGATTAATGGAACTGTTTCTTTTGTGCAAGAGGATCAAATTTTTAAGCCAAAATCAAAAATAACTGTTGAAGATTTAGAAATAAACGAAGTGTTGCTGGGATTGTTCAATTTTGAGGTGGTGGGCGATGAATCACTCCAAAATTTTAATGTAAGATCGAATATAGTAAACGATTTCACCGAGAATTTTTATATGAACGGAGCCATTTCTGTTACAAAAGGCAAAAGCCGTTTAAACCTTGACGCAGGTTTTAATAAATTCAATCTAAAAGCAATCGCACCGTTTTTATCTTCGATCATGAGTGATGTTCGTGGCGATGCTTCTGGGCGGGCAACCATTCAAGGCACACACACAAATCCTGATATCGAAGGAAAATTATATCTATCAAATGCCGGAATGCGTCCTGTTTTTACTGGTGTTGATTATGTTTTTGATGAAAATGCGCCGTTAGATGTAACCGAAAGCCAATTCATCCTTCGAAACGTAAACATCACCGATTCTAAACATAAAACAAAAGGTTTGCTGAATGGAACCATTTCACACAACAAATTAAAAAATTGGAACATTGATGCACGTTTGTCTTCCAATAATCTTTTGGCTTTAGATAGTGATTACAAGGAAGGAACTCCGTATTATGGAACTGCATTTATCGATGGTATCGCCTCTATATTAGGTCCTGTAGAAAATTTAGTAGTGACAATTGAAGCAAAATCAAACAAGGGCACCAATATTAAAATTCCTTTAGACGATGCAGGTGGTTTGGGCGATAACAACTTTGTACATTTTTTATCTCCTCAGGAAAAAGCAGACCGTTTAAAAGGCATCAACACATCGCTTACCAATACGCGTTTTGGAGGAGTGCAGCTTAATTTTGAATTTTATATAACGCCCGATGCCGAAATTGAAATTTTATTAGACCGCGATTCAGGTCATGGAATGAAAGGCAACGGTGCTGGTTTTATAACAATGGAAATCAATACTTTGGGGCGATTTAATATGTGGGGCGATTTTCAGGTGTACAACGGAGAATACAATTTTAAATACGGCGGAATTATTGATAAAAAGCTCGATGTGGTGAAATACGGAACCATTCGTTGGGACGGCGAACCATTAAATGCCATTTTAGATTTGCAAGCTGTATATAGAACCCAAGCAAACCCAGGAATTATTGTAGAAAGTTCAGAAATCAACCGCAAAATTGATACAAAGGTAACCATTGCCCTACAAGGAAATCTAAGCACTCCGGAAATCGATTTCTTGATTGATTTTCCGAATGTAAGTTCCAGTATAAAATCGGAAATTGAATACCGCTTGGCAGATAAAGACACGCGCGAAACCCAAGCAATGGCATTGCTTGCTACGGGCGGGTTTATTGCAGCAGGTACAGGCGGAAGCGCTGTTTACGGAAGTTTATTTGAACGTGCAAGTAGTTTGTTCGATGATTTATTTTCAGACGATGAAGGCAAGTTTCGGGTGGGGTTAAATTATTCCCAAACCGAAGTGAATCCAAACCGAGATGTAGATAATCTATCTGCGCGAGTTGGTGTTACTTTTTCTACCCAAATTAGCGATCGCATTTTGGTAAATAGTAAGTTAGGTGTACCTGTTGGTGGTCGTGAAGAAAACGTGATTGTGGGCGATGTGGAAGTGCAACTTTTGCTAAACGATGACGGTTCTCTAAGAGCAAGAGTTTTTAATCGCGAAAACGAGATCAACTATATTGGGGAAGGAATTGGCTACAAGCAAGGTGTTGGGTTAACATACGAAGTAGATTTTAATACATTTAAAGAATTAATCAAAAAAATCTTAGTAAATGCCAATAAAAAGAGTCAAAACAAGAAAAAGAAAACAGACAATGAAAACTTTCCGGAAGATGATGATTACGGTATTGAATTTTTAAAATTTCAGGAAAAAAGAAGAGAAGATACCACCGAAGAAAATAATAAAAAGCCAGAACCAAATTGA
- the tsaD gene encoding tRNA (adenosine(37)-N6)-threonylcarbamoyltransferase complex transferase subunit TsaD yields the protein MKNKNYILAIESSCDDTGAAVLCNESVLSNVVAKQEIHELYGGVIPELASRAHQQNIVPVVAIALKKAGIQKTDLSAIAFTQGPGLMGSLLVGGSFAKSLSMALNIPLIAVNHMHAHILAHFIDEEGYDKPTFPFLAMTISGGHTQIVKVNSFVDMEILGETTDDAVGEAYDKTAKILGFPYPGGPLIDKHAQNGNPKAYRFTKPKVDGLNFSFSGLKTQILYFIQKEVQKNPNFIKENIDDICASVQHIIIKILMDKIKMAVEQTGITQIAIGGGVSANSGIRKALKETETKYGWKTFIPKFEYTTDNAAMIGIVGYHKYRLGILSDDEVVSKARLEF from the coding sequence ATGAAAAACAAAAACTACATATTAGCGATAGAAAGTTCGTGCGATGACACTGGGGCGGCTGTATTGTGCAATGAGAGTGTGTTGAGCAATGTGGTGGCAAAGCAGGAAATTCATGAGTTGTATGGTGGTGTAATTCCAGAATTGGCATCGCGTGCACACCAACAAAATATTGTTCCAGTGGTTGCTATTGCTTTGAAAAAAGCAGGCATACAAAAAACCGATTTAAGCGCGATTGCTTTTACACAAGGTCCAGGTTTAATGGGCTCTTTGTTAGTAGGTGGTTCGTTTGCAAAATCGTTGAGCATGGCTTTGAACATTCCGTTAATAGCCGTAAACCACATGCACGCGCATATTTTGGCTCATTTTATTGATGAGGAAGGCTATGACAAGCCTACCTTTCCCTTTTTGGCAATGACCATTAGCGGCGGACATACACAGATTGTAAAAGTGAATTCGTTTGTTGATATGGAAATTTTAGGCGAAACAACTGATGATGCTGTTGGCGAAGCGTATGACAAAACCGCTAAAATATTAGGTTTTCCTTATCCTGGTGGTCCTTTGATTGACAAACATGCCCAAAACGGAAATCCAAAAGCATACAGATTTACCAAACCAAAAGTTGACGGATTAAATTTTAGTTTCTCGGGTTTAAAAACACAGATTTTATATTTTATACAGAAAGAAGTTCAGAAAAATCCGAACTTTATCAAAGAAAACATCGATGATATTTGTGCATCTGTACAACACATCATCATTAAAATTTTAATGGATAAAATTAAAATGGCTGTGGAACAAACTGGAATTACACAGATTGCAATTGGCGGTGGTGTCTCAGCAAATTCGGGGATTCGCAAAGCCTTAAAAGAAACCGAAACCAAATACGGCTGGAAAACTTTTATACCAAAATTTGAATATACCACTGATAATGCCGCAATGATTGGCATTGTGGGTTATCACAAATATCGTTTAGGAATTTTGAGTGATGACGAAGTGGTTTCTAAAGCAAGATTAGAGTTTTAA
- the pfkA gene encoding 6-phosphofructokinase: MKSNKIKRIGVLTSGGDAPGMNAAIRAVVRACTFYEVACFGIFRGFQGLIEGDLKEMGPRDVKYIVSKGGTILKSARSKEFMTVEGRQKAIETLKKNQLDALIIIGGDGSFTGGMQLSKEFDIPIIGIPGTIDNDIYGTSHTLGYDTALNTVIDAVDKIRDTATSHKRIFFVEVMGRDAGFIALNSGIGAGAEEILIPEENIGLPKLLEKLKRSKASGKSSCIVIVAEGEKSGKNVYELSDYVEEHLPEYDVRVSVIGHIQRGGSPSCFDRVLASRSGVAAVEALLKGKKNVMIGLQNDLMAYTPLEKAVKGEAKIDEELIRISDILSI, from the coding sequence ATGAAATCAAATAAAATAAAAAGAATCGGCGTGTTAACATCAGGTGGTGATGCACCCGGAATGAATGCTGCAATTAGGGCAGTAGTAAGGGCTTGTACTTTTTACGAAGTAGCTTGTTTTGGTATTTTTCGTGGCTTTCAAGGATTAATAGAAGGCGACTTAAAAGAAATGGGACCTCGCGATGTGAAATATATTGTATCTAAAGGCGGAACCATATTAAAATCGGCTCGTTCTAAAGAATTTATGACCGTTGAAGGCCGACAAAAAGCCATTGAAACGCTTAAAAAAAATCAATTGGATGCATTGATTATTATTGGCGGTGATGGAAGTTTTACCGGTGGAATGCAACTTTCTAAAGAATTTGACATTCCCATTATTGGCATTCCCGGCACGATTGATAACGATATTTATGGCACATCGCACACTTTGGGTTATGATACCGCTTTGAATACGGTGATCGATGCGGTTGATAAAATTCGAGATACAGCCACCTCGCACAAGCGTATTTTCTTTGTAGAAGTCATGGGGCGCGATGCAGGTTTTATCGCTTTGAATTCCGGAATAGGAGCAGGAGCAGAGGAAATTTTAATTCCTGAAGAAAATATCGGTTTACCGAAATTGTTAGAAAAACTGAAACGAAGCAAAGCTTCCGGAAAATCGAGTTGCATTGTTATAGTTGCCGAAGGTGAAAAATCGGGTAAAAATGTTTATGAGTTAAGTGATTATGTTGAAGAACATTTACCAGAATATGATGTGCGGGTGTCGGTAATTGGACATATTCAACGGGGCGGTTCGCCCAGCTGTTTTGATCGTGTTTTGGCAAGTAGATCCGGGGTGGCAGCAGTTGAAGCTTTATTAAAAGGAAAAAAGAATGTAATGATTGGATTGCAAAACGATTTAATGGCATACACACCGCTTGAAAAAGCAGTGAAAGGCGAAGCCAAAATCGATGAAGAATTAATAAGAATATCAGATATATTATCTATTTAA
- a CDS encoding glycosyltransferase family 4 protein, with amino-acid sequence MKKVLIIAYYWPPAGGPGVQRWLKFVKYLPEFNIEPIVYVPENASYPIIDNDLKSDVQNRTIVLKQPINEPYKIASFLSKKNTKTISSGIIKAKKKQTFVEKLLLYIRGNFFIPDARVGWVKPSVNYLSNYIKKNAIDTIITTGPPHSMHLIGLELQKQLSVRWIADFRDPWTNIGYHKELKLSAKSAQKHKDLEKEVLTKADIVITTSYTTKKEFAEITSKPIHVITNGYDVETVEKPALDTKFTVSHIGSLLSKRNPKILWQALNEILKENEQFKSDFQLKLIGKVSPEILDSLKEFNLQNHTKTIGYIPHSEALKYQRSAQVLLLIEIDSYETIGIIPGKLFEYMAAERPILAIGPEKSDVEKIIKDTNTGNYFSYSDLESVKKYISDCYYKYQQNQLKINGIGLQYFSRKKLTEKLAEVINNL; translated from the coding sequence ATGAAAAAAGTGCTCATTATTGCTTATTATTGGCCGCCAGCAGGTGGTCCAGGTGTGCAGCGTTGGTTAAAATTCGTGAAATATCTACCCGAATTCAATATAGAACCTATTGTCTATGTGCCTGAAAATGCGTCCTATCCCATTATTGATAATGATTTAAAAAGCGATGTTCAAAACCGCACAATTGTTTTAAAACAACCAATTAATGAGCCTTATAAAATAGCATCGTTTCTATCAAAAAAAAATACCAAAACAATCAGTTCTGGAATTATTAAAGCAAAGAAAAAACAAACATTTGTAGAAAAATTGTTGCTTTATATTCGCGGTAATTTTTTCATTCCAGATGCGCGAGTTGGCTGGGTAAAACCCTCTGTGAATTACTTGTCGAACTATATAAAAAAGAATGCTATTGATACCATTATTACGACAGGACCGCCACACAGCATGCATTTGATTGGTTTGGAATTACAGAAACAATTGTCCGTAAGATGGATTGCTGATTTTCGGGATCCATGGACAAATATCGGCTATCATAAAGAATTAAAACTAAGTGCTAAATCGGCTCAAAAACATAAAGATTTAGAAAAGGAAGTTTTAACAAAAGCCGATATTGTTATTACTACAAGTTACACAACTAAGAAGGAATTTGCAGAAATAACATCAAAACCAATTCATGTAATTACCAATGGATACGATGTAGAGACGGTTGAAAAACCAGCTTTAGATACCAAGTTTACAGTAAGTCATATCGGTTCGTTGCTTTCCAAACGAAACCCCAAGATTTTATGGCAGGCATTGAACGAAATTTTAAAGGAAAATGAGCAATTCAAATCCGACTTCCAACTGAAATTGATTGGTAAAGTGAGTCCTGAAATTTTAGATAGTCTAAAAGAATTTAATTTACAAAATCATACAAAAACAATAGGATATATTCCACATTCAGAAGCATTAAAATACCAACGAAGTGCACAGGTTTTGCTATTGATTGAAATTGATTCTTATGAAACAATAGGCATCATTCCGGGAAAATTATTTGAATATATGGCTGCCGAAAGACCCATCTTGGCTATTGGTCCGGAAAAAAGTGATGTGGAAAAAATTATAAAAGACACAAATACAGGTAATTATTTTAGTTACAGCGACTTAGAAAGTGTTAAAAAATATATTTCAGATTGTTATTATAAGTACCAACAAAACCAACTAAAAATAAACGGTATTGGCTTGCAATATTTCAGCCGAAAAAAACTTACCGAAAAATTGGCAGAGGTTATTAACAACCTCTAA
- a CDS encoding N-acetylglucosamine kinase, whose protein sequence is MKFVVDSGSTKADWLLFNNKQHLGVYNTLGLNPEVLNTNVLVERILANEEIANLRTSLKEIYFYGSGCSTVHSKKVMQDALVHVFENAEFFEILEDTYAAVYATCHDLQPGIVCINGTGSNCSFFNGKEVEQAVNSLGYLAMDDCSGVDFGRRLIRAYYFNVMPADLKHEFEISYNLDADYIKKNFYKEPNPNAYLASFLPFLIAHKNHSFLQKMITESFQFFIDYYIKQYANHADVPIHFIGSTAFLLQEEFESILSKNHLKAGVFYQKPLEGLIELHQK, encoded by the coding sequence ATGAAATTCGTAGTTGATAGTGGTTCTACCAAAGCAGATTGGTTATTGTTTAACAATAAACAACATTTGGGCGTGTACAACACGTTGGGGTTAAACCCTGAAGTTTTAAATACAAATGTGTTGGTAGAACGTATTTTGGCAAACGAAGAAATTGCCAATTTGCGCACATCTCTAAAAGAAATATATTTTTACGGATCGGGTTGTAGTACCGTTCATTCTAAAAAGGTAATGCAAGATGCTTTGGTGCACGTTTTTGAGAATGCTGAATTTTTTGAAATTTTAGAAGATACATATGCCGCAGTTTATGCAACCTGCCATGATTTGCAACCGGGAATTGTTTGCATTAACGGTACGGGTTCAAATTGCAGTTTTTTTAATGGTAAAGAAGTAGAGCAGGCAGTAAATTCGTTGGGATATTTAGCTATGGATGATTGCTCTGGGGTAGATTTTGGCCGCCGTTTAATTCGTGCCTATTATTTCAATGTCATGCCCGCAGATTTAAAGCACGAATTTGAAATTTCTTACAATCTTGATGCCGATTATATAAAGAAAAATTTTTATAAAGAACCTAATCCCAATGCTTATTTGGCTTCATTTCTTCCATTTTTAATTGCGCATAAAAATCATTCTTTTTTGCAAAAGATGATTACTGAAAGTTTTCAATTTTTTATAGATTATTACATTAAACAATATGCAAATCACGCAGATGTTCCGATACATTTCATTGGATCCACAGCATTTCTTTTGCAAGAAGAATTTGAATCGATACTAAGCAAAAATCATTTGAAAGCAGGTGTTTTTTATCAAAAACCATTAGAAGGATTAATAGAATTGCATCAAAAATAA